In a genomic window of Nostoc sp. UHCC 0870:
- a CDS encoding MlaD family protein: protein MRDFITTRFASRRTLREGSVGLLLLLGLGAFLVIILWLNRVTASRSSYKAVVEFANAGGMQKGASVRYRGVKVGNIARIEPKPNAVEVEIEISQPDLIIPRNVLVEANQSGLISESIIDITPKASLPTGTEIARPLDKNCDPSLIVCNGSRLKGKIGISLDELIRSSTELATVYNNPEFYQRVNKLLETSAEAATGVAALSRDARSLSKSFQGQLSTFASTANSVQRATNELTASTKKTVDQLGVTAGQFGTTATQANKLLTDLNSIVSTNRSTLVGTLNNLSETSNQLRATVTSLSPAISRLSDGELLKNLETLSANAAQASANLKDATQALNDPKNSVLLQQTLDSARVTFENTQKITSDLDELTGDPAFRNNLRQLVNGLSTLVSSTDQMQEQVKVATTLESMQAVASKSELALTPKQQEKPITSNPPASVTVESTVNPPTPDKSSQQKLLRQLRQYKRNGE from the coding sequence ATGCGCGATTTTATCACCACTCGTTTTGCATCTCGACGAACATTAAGGGAAGGCTCAGTTGGTTTATTACTCTTACTGGGATTAGGAGCATTTTTAGTCATTATCTTATGGCTGAATAGAGTTACCGCATCTCGCAGTTCTTACAAAGCTGTTGTAGAATTTGCCAATGCTGGCGGGATGCAAAAAGGCGCATCTGTACGCTACCGGGGTGTGAAAGTCGGTAACATTGCTCGTATTGAACCCAAGCCAAATGCTGTAGAAGTAGAAATTGAAATTTCCCAACCAGACCTAATTATTCCCCGTAATGTGTTAGTTGAAGCTAATCAAAGTGGCTTAATTAGTGAAAGTATTATTGACATCACCCCAAAAGCATCATTACCCACAGGCACAGAAATAGCTAGACCCTTAGATAAAAATTGTGACCCCAGCCTGATTGTTTGTAATGGTTCTCGGCTGAAAGGTAAAATTGGTATTAGTTTAGATGAATTAATCCGTAGTAGCACGGAGTTAGCAACTGTTTATAATAATCCTGAATTTTATCAAAGGGTGAATAAACTTTTAGAAACATCAGCAGAAGCAGCCACAGGCGTAGCAGCACTTAGCCGAGATGCGAGGAGTTTGAGCAAAAGCTTTCAAGGCCAGTTAAGTACATTTGCTTCTACTGCCAATTCCGTCCAAAGAGCCACCAATGAACTTACTGCTTCTACAAAGAAAACTGTAGATCAATTAGGTGTCACCGCAGGGCAATTTGGCACAACTGCAACTCAAGCCAATAAGTTACTAACTGACTTAAATAGTATTGTCAGCACAAATCGTTCTACATTGGTTGGGACTTTAAACAATCTTTCTGAAACTAGTAACCAACTACGCGCAACAGTCACTAGTCTTTCCCCCGCTATTAGTCGGTTATCCGATGGGGAGTTACTGAAAAATTTAGAAACCCTCTCAGCCAACGCCGCGCAAGCTTCAGCTAATTTAAAGGATGCAACTCAAGCTTTAAATGATCCTAAAAATTCTGTGCTACTGCAACAAACCCTAGATTCGGCTAGGGTGACTTTTGAAAATACCCAAAAAATTACTTCAGATTTGGATGAGTTGACTGGAGACCCTGCTTTTCGGAATAATTTACGGCAGTTAGTCAATGGTTTGAGTACCTTGGTTTCTTCCACAGACCAAATGCAAGAACAGGTCAAAGTGGCTACGACTCTAGAGTCAATGCAAGCAGTAGCCAGTAAATCAGAGTTGGCTTTGACCCCCAAGCAACAGGAAAAACCAATTACCTCTAACCCTCCAGCATCCGTCACCGTTGAAAGTACGGTTAACCCCCCTACGCCCGATAAATCATCTCAACAGAAACTATTGCGGCAATTACGGCAATATAAACGGAATGGGGAATAG
- a CDS encoding ABC transporter ATP-binding protein: MTEPLIELKGISKSFGNNRVLDNVDLTIYRGEALGIIGPSGTGKSTILRVMAGLITPDEGEVYVQGVKRDGLIEDAKDPVGIGMVFQQAALFDSLTVEENVGFLLYQNSNLPRSRIRDLVKEKLEMVGLPGISHLYPSELSGGMRKRVSFARAIMSNPDNPEEGAEVLLYDEPTAGLDPIASTVIEDLIRDLQITQGVCSTYAIVTHQDSTIRRTADRLVFLYQGKVQWQGQVSELNGTDHPLITQFMSGSVRGPIQVVG; this comes from the coding sequence ATGACTGAACCACTAATTGAACTAAAAGGCATTTCTAAATCCTTTGGGAACAATCGGGTTTTAGATAATGTAGACTTGACGATTTATCGGGGAGAGGCTTTAGGGATTATTGGCCCTTCGGGAACTGGTAAATCAACAATTTTACGCGTCATGGCTGGTTTGATTACTCCTGATGAGGGGGAAGTTTATGTGCAAGGAGTAAAAAGAGATGGGTTGATTGAGGATGCTAAAGACCCGGTTGGTATTGGTATGGTATTTCAGCAGGCGGCATTATTTGACTCGTTGACCGTGGAAGAGAATGTGGGGTTTTTACTTTATCAAAACTCTAACTTGCCGCGATCGCGTATTCGTGATTTAGTCAAAGAAAAATTAGAAATGGTAGGTTTACCGGGAATTAGCCACCTCTACCCTTCTGAACTGTCTGGCGGGATGCGAAAACGGGTGAGTTTTGCCCGTGCAATTATGTCTAACCCCGACAACCCGGAAGAAGGAGCAGAAGTTTTACTGTACGATGAACCGACAGCCGGACTTGACCCCATTGCTTCCACAGTGATAGAAGACTTAATCCGGGACTTGCAAATTACCCAAGGTGTTTGTAGTACCTATGCTATTGTTACTCACCAAGATAGTACAATCCGGCGCACTGCTGATAGACTAGTGTTCCTGTATCAAGGTAAAGTGCAGTGGCAAGGTCAAGTTAGTGAGCTAAACGGCACAGACCACCCATTAATTACACAATTTATGAGTGGTAGTGTGCGGGGGCCAATTCAGGTTGTTGGTTAG
- a CDS encoding DUF3288 family protein yields MTEQHGSKDQQHPLYNRDRPLINILLAQTATDYNLAELARLKIRYQGFPGARDIQSDLDKVLQQWGITEAELFEKTRQLHDIGGIYKSRGKREEQDWN; encoded by the coding sequence ATGACTGAACAGCACGGAAGTAAAGACCAACAACACCCACTTTACAACCGCGATCGCCCTCTTATTAATATTCTACTCGCTCAAACAGCCACAGACTACAATTTAGCAGAATTAGCCAGACTCAAAATTCGCTATCAAGGCTTCCCCGGCGCAAGGGACATACAAAGCGACCTAGATAAAGTTTTACAACAATGGGGCATAACTGAAGCCGAATTATTCGAGAAAACCCGCCAGTTACATGATATCGGCGGCATTTATAAAAGTCGCGGCAAACGAGAAGAGCAAGATTGGAATTAG
- a CDS encoding ATP-dependent Clp protease ATP-binding subunit, with protein sequence MFEHFTSEAIKVIMLAQEEARRLGHNFVGTEQILLGLMGEGTGVAAKVLTELGVTLKDARREVEKIIGRGSGFVPPEIPFTPKVKSLFEQSFREAHGLGHNYINTEHLLLGLTEAGEGVAAKVLQNLGVDLRNVRTAVIRRLGEDPTVVIGGTSTRRNQTLTTEEFGRNLTKLAQEGKLDPVVGREKEIERAIQILGRRTKNNPVLIGEPGVGKTAIAEGLAQRIINQDVPEVLEGKQVISLDMGLLVAGTRFRGDFEERIKKVIDEVRTAGNIILVIDEIHTLVGAGGTEGGLDAANILKPALARGELQCIGATTLDEYRQHIERDAALERRFQPILVGEPSIEETIEILYGLRSVYEQHHRVQISDAAVVAAAELSDRYISDRFLPDKAIDLIDEAGSRVRLRNSKISNDKELKRKLIEVSKSKNVAVRLQNFNQAGELRDQEIALEAELQAASTEKTTHPIVVDEEDIAQIVASWTGVPVNKLTESESELLLHLEDTLHKRLIGQEQAVTSVARSIRRARVGLKNPNRPIASFIFSGPTGVGKTELAKSLAAYFFGAEDAMIRLDMSEYMEGHTVSKLIGSPPGYVGYDEGGQLTEAVRRRPYTVLLFDEIEKAHPDVFNMLLQILDDGHLTDAKGRKVDFKNTLIILTSNIGSKVIEKGGGGLGFEFDNQADASYNRIRNLVNEELKNYFRPEFLNRLDEIIVFTQLARDEVKQIADIMLRDVASRLTEKGIILEVTEQFKDLVVTQGYDPSYGARPLRRAIMRLLEDSLAEAILSGEVADGCTVIVDVNDDGQVQVRPSEKRELLLANTGYSVS encoded by the coding sequence ATGTTTGAACACTTCACTTCCGAAGCCATCAAAGTAATCATGCTCGCTCAGGAGGAAGCTCGTCGCCTGGGACACAATTTCGTAGGAACTGAACAAATTCTCCTGGGTTTGATGGGAGAAGGAACTGGGGTTGCTGCCAAAGTGCTGACTGAGTTGGGTGTGACTCTCAAAGACGCACGTCGCGAAGTCGAAAAAATTATTGGTAGGGGTTCTGGGTTTGTACCACCAGAAATTCCTTTTACTCCTAAAGTTAAAAGTCTATTTGAGCAATCATTTAGAGAAGCTCACGGTCTCGGACATAATTACATCAACACAGAACACTTACTTTTGGGATTAACTGAAGCTGGTGAAGGTGTCGCCGCTAAAGTGTTGCAAAATCTGGGTGTTGACTTGAGAAATGTCCGCACTGCTGTGATTCGACGTTTAGGTGAAGACCCCACTGTGGTTATCGGCGGTACTAGTACCAGACGTAACCAAACCCTTACCACAGAAGAATTTGGCAGAAACCTCACCAAACTAGCCCAAGAAGGCAAGCTTGACCCTGTAGTTGGTCGCGAGAAAGAAATTGAAAGGGCAATTCAAATTCTCGGTCGCCGCACTAAGAACAACCCTGTGTTAATTGGTGAACCTGGGGTTGGTAAAACAGCGATCGCAGAAGGATTGGCACAGCGTATTATTAACCAAGATGTCCCTGAAGTGTTGGAAGGGAAGCAAGTTATCAGCCTGGATATGGGTTTATTAGTGGCTGGAACGCGCTTTAGGGGAGATTTTGAAGAACGCATCAAAAAAGTAATTGATGAAGTCCGCACGGCGGGAAATATCATCTTAGTAATTGATGAAATTCATACCTTAGTCGGTGCTGGCGGGACAGAAGGCGGCTTAGATGCGGCTAACATTCTTAAACCAGCCTTGGCGCGGGGTGAACTCCAGTGTATTGGCGCAACCACATTAGATGAATATCGCCAACACATCGAACGGGATGCAGCCTTAGAGCGACGTTTCCAACCGATTTTAGTCGGTGAACCCTCCATAGAAGAAACTATTGAAATTCTCTATGGTTTGCGCTCAGTCTACGAACAGCATCACAGAGTTCAGATTTCCGATGCAGCCGTAGTTGCAGCCGCCGAGTTATCAGACCGCTATATTAGCGATCGCTTTTTGCCAGATAAAGCTATAGACTTGATTGATGAAGCTGGATCTCGTGTGCGTTTACGGAACTCGAAGATTTCCAATGATAAAGAACTGAAGCGCAAACTCATTGAAGTTTCTAAATCTAAAAACGTAGCCGTTAGACTGCAAAACTTTAATCAAGCCGGAGAACTGCGCGACCAGGAAATTGCCTTGGAAGCAGAACTACAAGCCGCTTCCACAGAAAAAACAACTCATCCCATCGTCGTAGACGAAGAAGACATCGCGCAAATCGTGGCTTCCTGGACTGGCGTACCAGTTAACAAGCTGACAGAATCTGAGTCAGAGTTACTGCTGCACCTAGAAGACACCCTCCATAAGCGGCTTATTGGTCAAGAGCAAGCAGTTACATCTGTTGCTCGCTCCATTCGTCGCGCTAGAGTTGGCTTAAAGAACCCCAACCGCCCCATTGCTAGCTTTATCTTTTCCGGCCCTACTGGCGTTGGTAAGACCGAATTAGCCAAGTCCTTAGCGGCTTACTTCTTCGGTGCTGAAGATGCCATGATTCGGCTAGATATGTCCGAATACATGGAAGGACATACCGTCTCCAAACTTATCGGCTCGCCTCCTGGTTACGTCGGTTACGACGAAGGCGGACAACTCACCGAAGCCGTGCGCCGCAGACCTTACACCGTGTTGCTGTTCGACGAAATCGAAAAAGCACACCCCGATGTATTCAATATGCTGCTGCAAATCTTGGATGACGGACACCTCACCGATGCCAAAGGTCGCAAGGTAGACTTCAAGAACACCTTAATTATCTTGACTTCTAACATTGGTTCTAAGGTAATTGAAAAAGGTGGCGGTGGTTTAGGCTTTGAATTTGATAACCAAGCCGACGCTAGTTACAATCGCATTCGTAACTTAGTTAACGAAGAACTGAAAAATTACTTCCGTCCTGAATTCCTCAACCGTTTGGATGAGATTATCGTCTTCACTCAACTGGCTAGGGATGAAGTCAAGCAAATTGCTGACATCATGCTGCGTGATGTAGCTAGCCGCCTGACTGAAAAAGGCATCATCTTAGAAGTGACCGAACAGTTTAAAGACCTAGTAGTCACCCAAGGTTATGACCCCAGCTACGGTGCTAGACCCTTACGTCGGGCAATTATGCGCCTCCTAGAAGACTCCCTAGCGGAAGCAATTCTCTCTGGTGAAGTCGCTGACGGTTGCACAGTTATTGTTGATGTCAATGATGATGGTCAAGTACAAGTACGCCCATCAGAAAAGCGAGAGTTACTGTTAGCAAACACTGGCTATAGCGTTTCCTAA
- a CDS encoding phytoene desaturase family protein, which produces MTPLSPVTSPLSPIDVIIIGSGIGGLCAAGLLARYGKRVIVCESHTIAGGAAHSFRRRGFEFDSGPSFYCGLTDSQSLNPIKQVLDALGESIQVIPYDPLGHYHFPEVSFAVYSNAAQYRQEIHKITPQGAKELEQFENRLLGLYEAMKGIPTIALRSDWQVILVLLQRYLPSLAKMLPYLSLVQSSVGDVMDATVKDPWVRRLIDLECFLLSGLKAHGTIAPEVAFMLGERSRAGVEYPVGGSAAIVNALVRGLERWGGKLRLGCHVEQILVESGKVKGVRLRNGEILSAPIVISNATLWDTYNQLLRPEDLPAAYRQTALETPAVESFMHLHLGIRADGLDNLTGHHVVVHDSSQDISTPGNTCMISIPSVWDKNLAPEGQHGVHAYTLEPYAGWERNDGYEVKKQEKAQSLYRALERIIPGIRERVVLELIGTPLTHAHYLRRYQGTYGPAIAAGKGMFPSTHTPIQGLYRVGDSTLPGIGVPAVAASGILCANSLVNVGKTTRRT; this is translated from the coding sequence ATGACTCCCCTGTCACCTGTCACCTCTCCCCTGTCCCCTATTGATGTCATCATCATCGGTAGCGGTATCGGTGGTTTATGCGCTGCGGGTTTGTTGGCGCGTTATGGTAAGCGAGTAATTGTGTGTGAAAGTCATACAATTGCTGGCGGTGCAGCCCATAGTTTTAGACGACGCGGGTTTGAATTTGATTCTGGCCCCTCCTTTTATTGCGGTTTAACTGACAGCCAAAGTTTAAATCCGATTAAACAGGTTCTGGATGCTTTAGGTGAATCCATCCAAGTTATACCCTACGATCCTTTAGGACATTATCACTTCCCTGAAGTCAGTTTTGCAGTGTATAGCAATGCTGCACAATATCGTCAGGAAATACACAAAATTACACCCCAAGGTGCGAAGGAACTCGAACAATTTGAAAACCGCTTGTTGGGACTATACGAGGCAATGAAAGGTATTCCCACCATAGCACTGAGGTCAGATTGGCAGGTGATTTTAGTATTGTTGCAACGTTATTTGCCGTCTTTGGCGAAAATGCTACCTTACTTATCTCTGGTGCAGTCTTCTGTAGGTGATGTTATGGATGCTACAGTCAAAGACCCTTGGGTGCGGCGACTGATTGATTTGGAGTGTTTCTTGCTTTCTGGTTTAAAAGCACACGGCACAATTGCCCCTGAAGTAGCATTTATGTTGGGTGAACGTTCCCGTGCTGGGGTTGAGTATCCTGTGGGGGGGAGTGCAGCAATTGTCAATGCTTTGGTGCGGGGGTTGGAACGTTGGGGCGGTAAGTTACGTTTAGGGTGTCACGTTGAACAAATTTTGGTAGAGTCTGGCAAAGTCAAGGGTGTGCGGTTGCGAAATGGTGAAATATTGTCAGCCCCAATTGTGATTTCTAATGCTACCCTTTGGGATACTTATAATCAATTATTACGCCCTGAAGATTTGCCTGCGGCTTACCGTCAAACGGCTTTAGAGACTCCAGCCGTAGAGAGTTTTATGCACTTACACTTAGGTATCCGCGCCGATGGTTTAGATAATTTGACAGGACATCATGTGGTAGTCCATGATTCCAGCCAAGATATCAGCACACCGGGCAATACTTGCATGATTTCGATTCCTAGTGTGTGGGATAAAAATTTAGCCCCAGAGGGACAGCATGGTGTTCATGCTTACACCCTCGAACCTTACGCCGGATGGGAACGCAATGATGGGTATGAGGTGAAAAAACAAGAGAAAGCGCAATCTTTATACCGTGCCTTAGAGCGTATTATCCCTGGTATTCGAGAGCGTGTAGTGTTAGAACTCATCGGTACGCCGTTAACTCACGCTCATTATTTACGAAGATATCAGGGAACTTACGGCCCAGCGATCGCAGCAGGTAAAGGAATGTTTCCTAGTACACACACGCCGATACAAGGTTTGTATCGTGTGGGTGATA